From the Streptococcus halotolerans genome, the window TTTTTAGTATTTTTAGCAATTTCTTTTTGATGCTCCGGTAGCAATGACTTCAATTCTTCGGAAGCTTCCTTGACTGCTTTTTGGTACAAGTTAATATCAAACCAGAAGTGAGGATCCACGACTTCTTTGCCATCTTCATCCATGGTACCAATATCTTTTTTGGTAAAGTTTTTTGTCACAGCTGTTCCTTTTCGTTCCAAGGCATCCACCATTTTCCCTTCAAAGTGTAAACCATGATACAAGACCAAATCAGCTTTTTGTAATTTTTTTAAATCACTTGACTTGGCAACATAAAGATGTGGGTCTTCACCAGCCGGTATAATTAACTCACGTTTGACATAATTACCCGCTAACTGTTTGACCATATCATTTAGAAATGACGTGGTAACGGTAACAACTGGCTTATCATGCTTAGCATTTGACGCTTGACTACTCTCTTTAGAGCCACAAGCTGTCAAACCAACAAGAACTAACAGTAAGAGTGATAGGCATTTTAGTATTTTCTTCATCTGAAAACTCCTTAAATAGGTTTATAAAATAAATTAGGTATACTTAATTTTATAAATAGACTAACCTTTTATTTTTATCTTGTCAACAATTTTCCGTAAATTTTGCTATACTTAATTTAGGATATGAATTAAGAAAGTAATATTATGACTCCAAATAAAGAAGATTACCTCAAACGCATTTATGAATTGAGTGAGCACAACGCTAAGATTACCAACAAAGAAATTGCCGCACAGATGGACGTTTCGCCGCCTGCTGTATCTGAAATGATCAAAAAAATGATCCATGAAAACTGGATCACAAGGGACAAACAAAAAGGATATCTCGTTACTGAAAAAGGAATGGTTCTGATTTCTAGTCTCTATCGAAAGCATCGCTTAATCGAGTTATTTTTAATCAAAGATTTAGGCTACTCTGAAAAAGAAGTACATGAAGAAGCTGAAATTTTAGAACACAGCGTTTCTGATAAGTTTATCGATCGTTTAGAGAAAATTCTTGATTTTCCTGAGACTTGCCCGCATGGAGGGAGTATTCCTCGAAAAAATGAATGTCTCAATGAAACCTATACTAACTGCTTAACAGATGTCACAGAACTTGGCTGCTATAGTTTAAAACGTTATCATGATCATGCTGACTTATTAAATTACTTAGAAGAACATAACTTTCACTTATTAGATTCATTCGAACTGATTGAAATTGATGATTACACCAAAACGATGACCATCATATCTGAAAAATGGTCCTTAACACTTCCCCAAATCGTTTGTCAGGAACTTTTTGTCGAGAAGCATCTCGATTCAGCAAAACCCAACTAACTAGTATTATAGGGATTACCTAGACCACTTACGCTCCAAACCCATTGACTACATGAGGTACTTGATACTATTAAAAAGGCTCTATAATTTCTGTAGTGGGTAAATTCCCATCGGAGATTATGGAGTCTTTTTGAATATAGCAAAAAAGTCCCATATAACTTATAATGAAAAGCAACCAAACCACTCATTAGAAAGACTTATATGGAACAACTAGATGATATCAAAGGTTCACTCGACATTAAAGACCCTAACATCACTTTTGAAAAGCAATTTGACAAGTTCTTCACTCACAGAGAATACCGTGCCCTGTTTGTCAAGGAAAAATGACAAAGTACGATTTCCAAAAGCCTTGCAAAATTCCCTATTTGGAAATGGCGGGTTGTAAAGTACTGATTCGTCTCAAAAAGCGTCGCTTCAAATGTCAAGCGTGTGGGAAAATGGCTGTCGCTAAGACCTCTCTAGTCAGAGAAAATCATCAGATTCCCAACATCATTAACCACAAAATCACCGACAAACTCATGAGCCGTGAAGCAATGACAAAAATCG encodes:
- a CDS encoding metal ABC transporter solute-binding protein, Zn/Mn family; the encoded protein is MKKILKCLSLLLLVLVGLTACGSKESSQASNAKHDKPVVTVTTSFLNDMVKQLAGNYVKRELIIPAGEDPHLYVAKSSDLKKLQKADLVLYHGLHFEGKMVDALERKGTAVTKNFTKKDIGTMDEDGKEVVDPHFWFDINLYQKAVKEASEELKSLLPEHQKEIAKNTKKYLADLDKLDQWNKDALSVIPKESRYLVTPHDAFNYFARRYDFTLYAPQGVSTDSEVANSDMMETVNLINKHHIKAIFTESTTNPERMKKLQEAVAAKGGKVDVVSGEGKELFSDSLAPEGQDGDSYIDMYKHNTKLIVDSLK
- a CDS encoding metal-dependent transcriptional regulator, producing MTPNKEDYLKRIYELSEHNAKITNKEIAAQMDVSPPAVSEMIKKMIHENWITRDKQKGYLVTEKGMVLISSLYRKHRLIELFLIKDLGYSEKEVHEEAEILEHSVSDKFIDRLEKILDFPETCPHGGSIPRKNECLNETYTNCLTDVTELGCYSLKRYHDHADLLNYLEEHNFHLLDSFELIEIDDYTKTMTIISEKWSLTLPQIVCQELFVEKHLDSAKPN